The Glycine max cultivar Williams 82 chromosome 12, Glycine_max_v4.0, whole genome shotgun sequence genome window below encodes:
- the LOC100778515 gene encoding mannan endo-1,4-beta-mannosidase 5, protein MTSIMNLTRSMVILSILISTLVCEARLLRVTPGFVQTKDTELVLNGSPFLFNGFNSYWMMNVAADPNQRYKVSNVFREASAIGLTVCRTWAFSDGGNQSLQISPGLYNEAMFQALDFVVAEAKKYRVRLIFSLVNNYNDFGGRPQYVQWANSSGVPVANDDDFYTNPVVKGYYKNHVKRILTRINTITKTAYRDEPTIMAWELINEPRCQVDYSGKTINAWVQEMAPYVKSIDPMHLLEVGMEGFYGDSIPDRQQYNPGFQVGTDFVSNHLIKEIDFATIHAYPDNWLTGQNDTMQMAFMQRWMTSHWEDSRTILKKPLVFTEFGKSKKDPGYSIHARDSFMNVVYSSIYSFAQNGGTFAGGLVWQLLDEGMDPYDDGYEIVLSQNPSTSSVISQQSSKMVALEHIH, encoded by the exons ATGACTAGCATTATGAACCTTACTAGATCCATGGTCATTCTCAGTATCCTCATTTCAACCTTAGTTTGTGAAGCTAGGCTTCTCCGAGTTACACCTGGATTTGTTCAAACCAAGGACACAGAACTTGTGCTAAATGGCTCTCCTTTCCTGTTTAATGGCTTTAACTCTTACTGGATGATGAACGTAGCTGCTGATCCAAACCAAAGATATAAAGTTTCCAATGTATTTCGAGAAGCTTCAGCTATAGGTCTTACAGTGTGTCGTACATGGGCATTTAGTGATGGTGGCAATCAATCTTTACAAATATCACCTGGTCTCTACAATGAGGCTATGTTTCAG GCATTGGATTTTGTGGTGGCAGAAGCAAAAAAGTATAGAGTGCGTTTGATTTTTAGCTTGGTCAACAATTACAATGATTTTGGAGGAAGACCTCAGTACGTGCAGTGGGCCAATAGTAGTGGGGTTCCCGTCGCCAACGATGATGACTTTTACACAAATCCTGTTGTAAAAGGTTACTACAAAAACCATGTCAAA AGGATTCTAACAAGAATCAACACAATCACTAAAACAGCTTATAGAGATGAACCGACCATCATGGCTTGGGAACTAATTAACGAACCACGCTGCCAAGTTGATTACTCTGGCAAGACCATCAAT GCATGGGTTCAGGAGATGGCTCCCTATGTGAAATCTATTGACCCGATGCACTTATTGGAGGTTGGAATGGAAGGATTCTATGGAGATTCCATCCCGGATAGGCAACAATACAACCCTGGTTTCCAAGTTGGTACAGACTTTGTTAGCAACCATCTCATTAAAGAAATTGACTTTGCAACAATCCATGCTTACCCTGATAATTG GCTAACGGGACAAAACGATACCATGCAAATGGCATTCATGCAAAGGTGGATGACAAGTCATTGGGAAGACTCAAGAACAATCTTGAAGAAGCCATTGGTGTTTACAGAATTCGGGAAATCGAAGAAAGATCCAGGGTATAGTATCCACGCAAGAGATTCATTCATGAATGTTGTGTATTCAAGCATCTATAGTTTTGCACAAAATGGAGGAACATTTGCTGGGGGCTTGGTTTGGCAACTTTTGGATGAAGGAATGGACCCATATGATGATGGATATGAGATAGTTTTATCTCAAAACCCTTCTACAAGTAGTGTTATCAGTCAACAATCTTCTAAAATGGTTGCACTTGAGCATATTCATTGA
- the LOC100790410 gene encoding peroxisomal membrane protein 11B: MNDSVDKLVIFLAKRDGIDKLVKTFQYVSKLVNWHVEATHPDTSKRFKQWEVASGLSRKAFRTGRFLTGFNVLRRNPGSTLSLRLLAVLSNAGEMVYFFFDHFLWLARIGTIDASLAKKMSFISAFGESVGYVFFIIADFIMLKEGLKAERKLRRSSSKEKSEEEEKAVILKIRSDRIMRLMAVAANLADLFIAIAEIEPNPFCNHTVTLGISGLVSAWAGWYRNWPS; this comes from the coding sequence ATGAATGACTCAGTAGACAAACTGGTAATCTTCCTAGCAAAGAGAGATGGCATAGACAAGCTGGTGAAGACGTTCCAGTACGTGTCAAAGCTCGTAAACTGGCACGTGGAAGCCACGCACCCCGACACATCCAAGAGGTTCAAGCAATGGGAAGTGGCCTCCGGCCTCAGCAGAAAAGCCTTCAGAACCGGAAGGTTCCTCACCGGCTTCAACGTTCTTCGCAGAAACCCAGGCTCCACCCTTTCTCTGAGGCTACTAGCAGTGCTCTCTAATGCTGGCGAGATGGTGTATTTCTTCTTCGACCACTTTCTTTGGTTGGCCAGAATCGGTACCATAGACGCGAGCTTGGCGAAGAAGATGAGCTTCATATCCGCCTTTGGTGAGTCTGTTGGGTATGTCTTCTTCATAATAGCTGATTTCATTATGCTGAAAGAAGGGCTCAAGGCAGAGAGAAAGCTGAGAAGAAGCAGCTCCAAGGAGAAATCCGAGGAGGAAGAGAAAGCAGTGATTCTGAAGATCAGAAGCGATAGGATCATGAGGCTTATGGCTGTGGCTGCTAATCTTGCGGATTTGTTCATAGCAATAGCCGAGATTGAGCCAAACCCCTTCTGCAACCACACTGTTACTCTTGGCATTAGTGGCTTGGTTTCTGCTTGGGCTGGTTGGTATAGAAATTGGCCTTCATAA
- the LOC100781340 gene encoding NO-associated protein 1, chloroplastic/mitochondrial isoform X1 → MALKTLSTFLSPLSLPNTKFPQFLTTKPSLILCEFPRSQKSRLLAADSEGTGAAAPSPGEKFLERQQSFEDAKIILKENKKKRKKKDNAIKASRAVASCYGCGAPLHTSDADAPGYVDPETYELKKKHHQLRTVLCRRCRLLSHGKMITAVGGHGGYPGGKLFVTAEELREKLSHLRHEKALIVKLVDIVDFNGSFLSRVRDLAGSNPIILVVTKVDLLPRDTDLHCVGDWVVEATMRKKLNVLSVHLTSSKSLVGITGVISEIQKEKKGRDVYILGSANVGKSAFINALLKTMAINDPVAASAQRYKPIQSAVPGTTLGPIQINAFLGGGKLYDTPGVHLYHRQTAVVHSEDLPILAPQSRLRGLSFPSSILSSVEEGASTIVNGLNAFSIFWGGLVRIDVLKVLPETCLTFYGPKRIPIHMVPTEQAVEFYQTELGVLLTPPSGGENAENWKGLESERKLQIKFEDVDSYDPKPACDIAISGLGWFTVEPVSRSLKISQPKPVETAGELILAVHVPKAVEIFVRSPIPVGKAGAEWYQYVELTEKQEEMRPKWYF, encoded by the exons ATGGCGCTTAAAACCCTATCCACTTTCCTCTCACCTCTTTCTCTTCCCAACACCAAATTCCCGCAATTCCTCACCACCAAGCCTTCCCTCATTCTCTGCGAGTTCCCTCGCTCTCAGAAATCGCGTTTGCTCGCCGCCGATTCGGAAGGCACCGGCGCCGCCGCTCCTTCTCCCGGCGAGAAGTTCCTCGAACGCCAGCAGTCCTTCGAAGATGCTAAGATCATTctcaaagaaaacaagaagaagagaaagaagaaagacaaTGCTATAAAAGCTTCTAGAGCCGTCGCTTCTTGCTACGGCTGCGGCGCTCCGTTACACACTTCCGATGCCGATGCCCCTGGCTACGTTGATCCCGAAACCTATGAATTG aagaagaaacacCACCAGCTTCGAACCGTTCTGTGTAGGCGGTGCCGGCTTTTGTCTCATGGCAAGATGATAACTGCCGTTGGAGGGCACGGAGGATATCCTGGCGGTAAATTATTCGTCACTGCTGAAGAGCTTCGAGAAAAGTTGTCTCACCTGCGTCACGAGAAAGCTCTAATCGTCAAATTG GTTGATATTGTTGACTTCAATGGCAGTTTTTTGTCTCGTGTGCGAGATCTTGCTGGTTCTAATCCAATAATATTGGTGGTGACTAAG GTTGATCTCCTTCCTAGAGATACTGATCTTCATTGTGTTGGGGATTGGGTTGTAGAGGCTACTATGAGAAAGAAGCTAAA TGTTCTCAGTGTCCATCTGACCAGTTCCAAATCATTGGTTGGAATAACTGGAGTGATATCGGAAATCcagaaagagaagaag GGACGAGATGTTTACATTCTG gGTTCAGCTAATGTTGGGAAATCTGCTTTCATCAATGCTTTACTAA AAACAATGGCTATAAATGATCCAGTGGCTGCATCTGCACAAAGATACAAACCAATACAATCTGCAGTTCCTGGAACTACCTTAGGGCCAATTCAAATTAATGCTTTCCTAGGAGGAGGG AAATTGTACGACACTCCTGGAGTTCATCTCTACCATAGGCAAACTGCAGTTGTTCATTCTGAAGATCTACCCATCCTTGCTCCACAAAGCCGACTGAGGGGCCTGTCTTTCCCA AGTTCTATATTATCTTCAGTAGAGGAAGGAGCTTCCACCATAGTGAATGGCTTGAATGCATTTTCAATATTTTGGGGAGGTCTTGTTAGAATTGATGTCTTGAAG GTTCTCCCAGAAACTTGTTTGACATTTTATGGACCCAAGAGAATACCAATTCATATGGTACCCACAGAGCAAGCAGTTGAATTTTATCAG ACAGAACTTGGAGTTCTGCTGACCCCACCAAGTGGAGGAGAAAATGCTGAGAACTGGAAAGGACTTGAATCAGAACGAAAAttgcaaattaaatttgaagATGTGGACAGTTATGATCCCAA ACCAGCTTGTGATATAGCTATATCAGGTCTAGGATGGTTTACTGTTGAGCCAGTTAGTCGGTCACTCAAAATCTCACAACCAAAACCGGTAGAGACTGCTGGGGAATTGATTTTGGCTGTGCACGTCCCCAAGGCTGTTGAGATTTTTGTGAGGTCACCAATACCAGTAGGCAAGGCTGGAGCAGAGTGGTACCAGTATGTAGAATTAACAGAGAAACAAGAGGAAATGAGACCAAAATGGTACTTTTAA
- the LOC100781340 gene encoding NO-associated protein 1, chloroplastic/mitochondrial isoform X2, with protein MALKTLSTFLSPLSLPNTKFPQFLTTKPSLILCEFPRSQKSRLLAADSEGTGAAAPSPGEKFLERQQSFEDAKIILKENKKKRKKKDNAIKASRAVASCYGCGAPLHTSDADAPGYVDPETYELKKKHHQLRTVLCRRCRLLSHGKMITAVGGHGGYPGGKLFVTAEELREKLSHLRHEKALIVKLVDIVDFNGSFLSRVRDLAGSNPIILVVTKVDLLPRDTDLHCVGDWVVEATMRKKLNVLSVHLTSSKSLVGITGVISEIQKEKKGRDVYILGSANVGKSAFINALLKTMAINDPVAASAQRYKPIQSAVPGTTLGPIQINAFLGGGKLYDTPGVHLYHRQTAVVHSEDLPILAPQSRLRGLSFPSSILSSVEEGASTIVNGLNAFSIFWGGLVRIDVLKVLPETCLTFYGPKRIPIHMVPTEQAVEFYQTELGVLLTPPSGGENAENWKGLESERKLQIKFEDVDRPACDIAISGLGWFTVEPVSRSLKISQPKPVETAGELILAVHVPKAVEIFVRSPIPVGKAGAEWYQYVELTEKQEEMRPKWYF; from the exons ATGGCGCTTAAAACCCTATCCACTTTCCTCTCACCTCTTTCTCTTCCCAACACCAAATTCCCGCAATTCCTCACCACCAAGCCTTCCCTCATTCTCTGCGAGTTCCCTCGCTCTCAGAAATCGCGTTTGCTCGCCGCCGATTCGGAAGGCACCGGCGCCGCCGCTCCTTCTCCCGGCGAGAAGTTCCTCGAACGCCAGCAGTCCTTCGAAGATGCTAAGATCATTctcaaagaaaacaagaagaagagaaagaagaaagacaaTGCTATAAAAGCTTCTAGAGCCGTCGCTTCTTGCTACGGCTGCGGCGCTCCGTTACACACTTCCGATGCCGATGCCCCTGGCTACGTTGATCCCGAAACCTATGAATTG aagaagaaacacCACCAGCTTCGAACCGTTCTGTGTAGGCGGTGCCGGCTTTTGTCTCATGGCAAGATGATAACTGCCGTTGGAGGGCACGGAGGATATCCTGGCGGTAAATTATTCGTCACTGCTGAAGAGCTTCGAGAAAAGTTGTCTCACCTGCGTCACGAGAAAGCTCTAATCGTCAAATTG GTTGATATTGTTGACTTCAATGGCAGTTTTTTGTCTCGTGTGCGAGATCTTGCTGGTTCTAATCCAATAATATTGGTGGTGACTAAG GTTGATCTCCTTCCTAGAGATACTGATCTTCATTGTGTTGGGGATTGGGTTGTAGAGGCTACTATGAGAAAGAAGCTAAA TGTTCTCAGTGTCCATCTGACCAGTTCCAAATCATTGGTTGGAATAACTGGAGTGATATCGGAAATCcagaaagagaagaag GGACGAGATGTTTACATTCTG gGTTCAGCTAATGTTGGGAAATCTGCTTTCATCAATGCTTTACTAA AAACAATGGCTATAAATGATCCAGTGGCTGCATCTGCACAAAGATACAAACCAATACAATCTGCAGTTCCTGGAACTACCTTAGGGCCAATTCAAATTAATGCTTTCCTAGGAGGAGGG AAATTGTACGACACTCCTGGAGTTCATCTCTACCATAGGCAAACTGCAGTTGTTCATTCTGAAGATCTACCCATCCTTGCTCCACAAAGCCGACTGAGGGGCCTGTCTTTCCCA AGTTCTATATTATCTTCAGTAGAGGAAGGAGCTTCCACCATAGTGAATGGCTTGAATGCATTTTCAATATTTTGGGGAGGTCTTGTTAGAATTGATGTCTTGAAG GTTCTCCCAGAAACTTGTTTGACATTTTATGGACCCAAGAGAATACCAATTCATATGGTACCCACAGAGCAAGCAGTTGAATTTTATCAG ACAGAACTTGGAGTTCTGCTGACCCCACCAAGTGGAGGAGAAAATGCTGAGAACTGGAAAGGACTTGAATCAGAACGAAAAttgcaaattaaatttgaagATGTGGACAG ACCAGCTTGTGATATAGCTATATCAGGTCTAGGATGGTTTACTGTTGAGCCAGTTAGTCGGTCACTCAAAATCTCACAACCAAAACCGGTAGAGACTGCTGGGGAATTGATTTTGGCTGTGCACGTCCCCAAGGCTGTTGAGATTTTTGTGAGGTCACCAATACCAGTAGGCAAGGCTGGAGCAGAGTGGTACCAGTATGTAGAATTAACAGAGAAACAAGAGGAAATGAGACCAAAATGGTACTTTTAA
- the LOC100499924 gene encoding cell number regulator 6 gives MEERKQSRYVKLTKDQTPLEDITPGELNQPIQVPQLDVRKCPECRQPLPESYAPPADEPWMTGIFGCAEDRESCLTGLFCPCVLFGRNVERLKEDTPWTGPCICHAICIEGGISLAIATAAATSIFPAIEPGTVCLIIEGLLFTWWMCGIHTGQVRQSLQKKYHLKNSPCNACCVHCCFHWCALCQEHREMNGRLSDNIFSEMTVVNPPPVQEMKSTDDKETPETSSPNNIEHTELEIEAV, from the exons ATGGAAGAAAGGAAGCAATCACGTTATGTGAAGTTGACTAAAGATCAGACACCTCTCGAAGACATTACCCCTGGCGAACTCAACCAGCCAATTCAGGTTCCTCAG TTGGACGTTCGCAAGTGCCCTGAATGTAGACAGCCGCTACCTGAAAGCTATGCTCCTCCTGCAGATGAACCTTGGATGACTGGGATCTTTGGATGTGCTGAAGACAGAGAAAGCT GCTTGACCGGACTGTTTTGTCCTTGTGTATTATTTGGGCGCAATGTAGAAAGATTGAAGGAAGACACTCCTTGGACTGGGCCATGCATTTGTCATGCCATTTGTATTGAAGGTGGCATTTCTCTGGCAATAGCAACTGCTGCTGCAACTTCCATCTTTCCTGCTATTGAGCCAGGGACTGTATGTCTCATTATTGAGGGTTTATTGTTTACATGGTGGATGTGTGGCATTCACACTGGTCAAGTGCGCCAATCTTTACAGAAGAAATATCACTTGAAG AATTCACCGTGTAATGCATGTTGTGTGCACTGCTGCTTTCACTGGTGCGCCCTGTGTCAAGAACACAGGGAGATGAATGGACGGCTCTCGGACAACATTTTTTCAGAAATGACCGTTGTAAACCCTCCTCCCGTTCAAGAGATGAAATCTACCGATGACAAGGAAACTCCTGAAACGTCTTCACCTAACAACATCGAGCATACTGAGTTGGAGATAGAGGCTGTATAA
- the LOC100777983 gene encoding LOW QUALITY PROTEIN: probable aquaporin TIP5-1 (The sequence of the model RefSeq protein was modified relative to this genomic sequence to represent the inferred CDS: inserted 1 base in 1 codon; substituted 2 bases at 2 genomic stop codons) gives MAPSSVTVTVTSRFHESVTRNALRSFLSDFISTFFYVFLVVGAGMPSRKLMADASLNPTSLVVVGIASAFALSSVLYIAWDISGGNVNPAVTFAMAAVGGHVSVPTALFYXVAQLRASVMACLVLRVIVVGMHVPTXAXVLEGILTFVLVYRVYAARDPRHGPMSSTGILVVGLMAGASVLATAPFSGGSMNPACAFGSAAIAGSFRNQAVYWVGPLIGATIAGLLYDNVLFRSQPTDSIQGIGV, from the exons ATGGCTCCATCTTCTGTCACTGTCACTGTCACTTCCCGTTTTCATGAATCTGTCACCCGCAATGCACTTCGCTCTTTTCTCTCTGACTTTATCTCCACTTTCTTCTATGTCTTTCTTGTCGTTGGCGCTGGAATGCCCTCAC GGAAGTTGATGGCTGATGCTTCACTGAACCCAACAAGTTTGGTTGTGGTTGGCATTGCAAGCGCATTTGCTTTGTCTTCTGTTCTTTATATCGCATGGGACATCTCAGGTGGAAACGTGAATCCGGCTGTGACCTTTGCAATGGCGGCAGTGGGAGGCCACGTTAGTGTACCAACCGCTCTCTTTTACTAGGTTGCTCAACTCAGAGCCTCTGTTATGGCTTGCCTTGTTCTAAGGGTAATTGTTGTTGGAATG CATGTTCCAA TAGCATAGGTGTTAGAGGGTATTCTGACATTTGTTTTGGTGTACAGAGTGTATGCAGCCAGGGACCCTAGGCATGGTCCAATGAGTTCCACTGGCATACTTGTAGTTGGCTTAATGGCTGGGGCAAGTGTCTTGGCCACAGCTCCATTCTCCGGCGGCTCAATGAACCCTGCATGTGCTTTTGGCTCGGCTGCCATTGCAGGCAGTTTCAGGAACCAAGCAGTGTATTGGGTTGGACCCTTGATTGGTGCTACAATAGCTGGCCTTCTTTATGACAATGTGCTGTTCCGATCTCAACCCACAGATTCAATTCAAGGAATTGGGGTGTAA